TGAATATATGTTGAACATCTGGAAATCTGAGCGAAATCATAGAAGCGGGCCCCTTGAGCTCGGACGACTTTATGGTCGTTCTACTGTATACAGAACTTCTCATCTTTTAGAGAATGGGGAACTAAGTCCCCAATCACTGAAGTAATACCTCGAGATGTTCAGATCTAGTCAGGTCATTGACTGTACCTAGGATTGGGATGCTCGTTCCTTAGGTAAGATCGGTCGTCCTTAAATTGAGGTCTTAATACTAGATGAGAGACTGAGTTTTACCCAAGGGTGACTCTTTGACCGCCACCTTTCTTTAACTTGAACTTTTACCTCACCTTAACTTCACCTTCCATGTCAACCCAAAATTCCCATTTAACACCCATATCAATATGTATATAGAGAAGGGTGCAGGTGAGATATGTTACACATCCATTCGTTAACATCCATGTGCACTTGGTGTTAATTTTTTAAGCTGAGGATTTAGAGTATAATATTTAGGTTAAAATGGagtgaaaattaaaataaaataataataacattagATATTCACATATGAGTGTTCATATCATCCCTTTATATGGGTATTACTTATTACCTTACTAGGCAACGAGCTACTCATTAATTATAAATTCATAAAAATGAATACGGCATTTTGTAGATTAACTTTCAAGATAAGTATGAATCATGACTCCTCAATTCGTCCAACATTAATTATAATATAAgattgttaaaaaaaaacataaataacttTGCCAATCATATAGAGTGGTTAAATTTAGATTAgacaattaattagttaattaagtaGTCATAATACAAACATATTAGGCTGGAATTAGGTAGGATGACATCTCAACTCCTTAAAATACAAAAACATATCATAATTTAGTTTACTAATCATCTTGTAGAATATATACCGGAGCACTTTTAAATTAGTATGATTATTTtaggtattttaatttttaatcagtAGTGGTAAAATAGTGATTTAATAAGTGTGTACAATATTGTATTAACTAATTCACTTTATTATTTTGCCCCACACTTTTTATAAGTATTATGGATTCATCCCTCTTATAAAGGAAAATGGTAGCAATAAAACTGGCATGagcattttataaattatttaaaatataaaaagtaAAGTATTCTGTTCGTTTTCATCAGCTCtccattttataatttatttgtcTATTTACAAATTTCACAATCAACACTAAACACTAGGGCCAAGGACTTCAATATTAGTGGGACTCAAGTTGTTACAACCAAACAAATATATACTTCCTTACTTTGCCAACTTTAACTCCATTTGGAATGACTAATTAGATTTGGACAAAAGAATATGTTATTCGCCGATGAAGAGACCCCATTAGGTGAACAAGTCTTAATATTGATTACTTTGCACATGGCTTAATTGTATATTTTAACTGCGTGTGATCTTATTTGTTAATTATTCTCGGTATCAACTAGTTCTTCAAACACCATCAATGAAATCAAGATTCGAATATCGATAAAACTGAGGTAAATACCTCCTTTATatattagtcattattccaaagactagtagccgtccatgatttacctcctccgtgttggccttgggacgggttggcgggggcgctgggggtgagcgaatcgccttttgccacatgaatgCAATCAAGATATCCCTCAGAGACGGTTTGGTGGTTGGAATATAAGGTGTTATCATATTAGATCATATGGTTGAAATTCGACGCGTTTGAGCATGTCTTCCTTCTTACATTGGTTATtacactaatgactagtagtcatccgtgatttactttCTCCGTGTTAACCTAGGGACGGATTGATAGGAGAGCTGGGACGAGCGAATCATCTTTTGCCACGTGAGTTGCCTAGTGTAGGCATAGTTGCTACCATAGTGCACGTATTCGAATCTCAACAAAGTCGAGGGAAAAAATCCTCCCCGCACTGGCCAACTACAGCTTCTCGATTTATCTCCTTACAGATGGTCGTGGGGTCGACTGTGTGTGGTCGGTTAGATGACAAATAATTCCACCTTTTGCTATCATGAATTCAATCAAGATGTTCAATCGATTAGAGGGTGACAAATTAACTACAATAAGATAAAAGATCAATTTCCAGCAGACACATGCCCTTAGAAAAAAATACCCCTCCCACCCCTAGTTAATTTGACAGTCGGCTATAAATTGATCTTGTAATTTATCTCCTTTTACATAACTTACGGGCAAACTATGAGGGACGTCTGAGATGAGCATAATAATCTTTTGCTATAATGATACTTACAATCAAATTCTGATTCTCAACATGTGCAAAATGTATTAGGGTCATATGATCTCATACAAAGAGTCACTGTACTGGACAAAATTCTCCGTGAGTTACCTCCCTTCTAAATCTCATGGGACAAACTTGAAGAAGCCCCCGGTAAGGATTATCATATTTTTACTGCAATAATACAATTAAACTCTAATAACTCGCCCCAGGGACAATGATACAACTGCATAATACTTTTTCAGTTTCTCATACATTTGGACATCGAGTTTCAATTTCGATGAATTaatcaatatattttttaaatagacGGTTATTTAAAAACACATGGCTCGATGGCTACAAGCACTTCCTGATAAAAGTTCCATAAGATCGATTTGATTATCCTCAAACTTTGTCAGTATAAACTGAACACAtaatatcaattaaaaaaaaagtaaaaagatACAATCAAACTCTAAGAGGGCTTGCTTTTACGTGCCTTAATTTTGTCTCACAAGTGCACTAGAAATCAACTAGTAGTAGTTAGTCCATAGAGAATGATTCAACCGGACTCGagctaaataagatttttattttatCGCACCATGACCTACAACTCGGCGAGACCTCTATAAAATCCAAAAGAGTAATGACTATTTTCTCCATATAATTCATAACTTACTGATCTAACAGCCAGACTATTTATTACAAACCTTCACAAATATGTATCAACTTTTTTGCTAGAAAGTAAGGCAAAAATCAAAAGGCCCACTATTTGATCAGAATCTTTAAAGGACCATTCCTTTTTAATTGCTAATCAAATTGTGCCCTACCTCACccattctttttaaaatataaaatcttaCTCCAACATTACACTAATTacgatttatttttttaaaaaaaatatccaaaaaaaatattatatcagAAAATAATAAGCTGAGGCCGGCATCAATCTAGAGTAGTGGGACTGGATcgcaaatcaaaaaataaataaatatacatttatttaaaaattaattaattaattaattaaaacatcaCAAAAAGCAAAGCTTGACTTCTCGTACGAATTGCCTCCTTAATTATCACCATCCTCCACCCTCGTTCGTCTAcctccaccacctcctcctcctcctcctcatgtTGCCTTCTTCTTCTGCTCCGCCTTGAAACAGAACAGAGACGCCATGATcacacctcttcttcttcttctcctctcactCGTCTCTGCCTTCCTCTTCTATGGGGCCTCCTCCGTCAACCAAGAAGGCCGCATTTTGCTGGAGGCCAAGGACGGCCTGGAGGCGCCGCCCGACGCGTTCTCCTCCTGGAACGCCGACGACGACGCGCCCTGCGCGTGGAAGGGCGTCGGATGCAGCTCCTCCGGCGCCGTGACCTCCGTTAACCTAACCGGGTTCAGCCTCACCGGCCCCTTCCCTTCCACTCTCTGCCGCCTCCCCCACCTCGCCTCGCTCGACCTCTCCGACAACTACATCAACGGCACCCTCGCCGGCCCCGCGTTCGCCGGCTGCGACGCCCTCTCCGTCGTCAATTTGACGCTGAACAACCTCGTCGGCCCGCTGCCCGACGCGCTCGCCGCGCTGCCCAACCTCACCTCCCTCGATCTCTCCTCCAACAACTTCTCCGGCGGCATCCCGGCGGCCTTCGGCCGCTTCCCCCAACTCGAAACGCTCAATCTCGTCTACAATCTGCTAACCTCCACCGTCCCCGACTTCCTCGGCGGTGTCTCCACGCTCCGGGTGCTCGACCTCCGGTACAACCTGTTCGACGAAGGGCCTATCCCGTCGTCGCTCGGGAACCTCTCTGTTCTCGAGAATCTCTCCCTCGGCCACTGCAACCTCAACGGGGAGATCCCGTCGTCGCTCGGCCGGCTCTCGAGGCTTGCCTACCTCGACCTCTCCTTTAACCACCTCCAAGGCAGATTCCCGGAGTTCCTCGCCGAGCTCCCCGGCTTAATCCAGGTTGAGCTGTACAACAACTCGCTCTCTGGTCGCATCCCGGCTGGGCTCGGCAAGCTCGCTAAGCTGCGCTCCTTCGATGCGTCTCTGAACCAGCTCATAGGTCCGCTCCCCGACGACATCTTCGACGCGCCGCTGCTCGAGAGCTTCCACCTGCACACGAATCAGCTGACGGGTGGGATCCCCGCCGGCATCGCGCGGTCCAAGAGCTTGGCTGATCTCCGGCTCTATATGAACCAGCTCAACGGCTCCCTCCCGGCGGATTTGGGGAAGACGACGCCGCTGGTGACGGTGGATCTGTCGACGAACAATCTCTCCGGCGAGATCCCCGCAAGCATCTGCGACCGCGGCGTGCTGGAGCAGCTGCTCCTCATACGGAACTCCTTCTCCGGCAGAGTTCCCGACGGCCTCGGCCGGTGCCGGACGCTGTTTCGGCTTCGCCTCCAGAGCAACGCCCTGAGCGGCCCGGTTCCCAGCGGCATCTGGGGGCTGCCGCATCTCTCTCTGCTTGATCTAAGAGACAACGTTTTGTCCGGCGGCATCTCTCCGGTGATATCCGGCGCCGCCAATCTCTCCTCGCTCCTCATCGAAGACAACCAGTTCTCCGACATCATCCCGTCGGAGATAGGAGCTGCGAAGAAATTAACCGAGATCGCCGCGGGGAACAACCGGCTCGCCGGGCCACTCCCTGCTTCGCTCGGCGACTTGGCCAACCTCAGCCAGCTGGACCTCCACAACAACTCCCTCTCCGGCGAGCTGCTTCGCGGAATCCAATCCTGGAAGAAGCTCACCGATCTCAATCTCGCCCACAATGGCTTAACTGGCGGCGTGCCTCCTGAGCTCGGTAGCCTACCGGTGCTCAACTACCTCGACCTCTCCAACAACGACCTCACCGGAGAAATCCCCGATCAACTCCAGAACCTGAAGCTGAGCCAATTCAACTTCTCCAACAACCAACTCTCCGGCAAAATTCCGCCCATGTTCGCCGACGAAGCCTTCCTGAGTAGCTTCCTGGGTAACCCCGGACTCTGCGGAGACATAGCAGGGCTCTGCCCTGCCTCCCGGGGGACCACCAGCAACCGCCATGGTTTCCTCTGGCTACTCAGGTCGACCCTTATCCTCGCCGGTTTAATCCTCATCGCCGGCCTCGCCTGGTTCACCCGCAGGTACTGCAAGTACAAGAAAGCCATGGACAAGTCGAAGTGGACGCTGAAGTCGTTCCACAAACTAGGATTCAGCGAGTACGAGATCTTGGACTCCCTCGACGAAGAGAACCTCATCGGCAGCGGCGCGTCCGGGAAGGTCTACAAGGTCGTGCTGAGCAGCGGAGAGACCGTCGCAGTGAAGAAGCTCTGGTGCTCATCTAAGCCGCAGCTCGCAAACCCGAACACTTCCATGGACGATGCCTTTGAAGCAGAGGTCGCGACACTAGGCAAGATCAGGCACAAGAACATCGTGAAGCTCTGGTGCTGCTGCACTCACAAGGATAACAAGCTGCTGGTGTACGAGTACATGCCCAATGGAAGTTTGGGGGACCTGTTGCACAGCAGCAAAGTGGCCGTTCTCGACTGGCCGACGAGGTACAAGATTGCCCTCGACGCAGCGGAGGGGCTCTCCTACCTGCACCATGGCTGTGTGCCGCCGATCGTGCACCGGGATGTCAAGTCTAACAACATCTTGCTGGACGGAGAGTTCGGTGCCAAGGTGGCCGATTTCGGGGTGGCGAAAGCTGTCGAGGTCATTGAGAAGGGACCTAAATCCATGTCCGTGATTGCTGGCTCTTGTGGATACATAGCTCCAGGTCTGTCGATCTCGAAACTCTGTTAATTAATTCATAGCTGAAAGATTTGAAACATTCTTACATATGTGCAGAATATGCATACACACTGAGGGTGAATGAGAAGAGCGACATCTACAGCTTCGGAGTGGTGATTCTGGAGCTGATCACCGGAAAACTGCCCGTCGATCCGGAGTACGGCGAGAAGGATCTTGTGAATTGGGTCTGCAGTATGATAGAACACAAGGGCATGGAGCATGTGGTTGATACGAAGCTTGATCTGAGCTACAAGGAGGAGATAATTAAGGTGCTGAATATTGGCCTTCTTTGTGCCAGCTCCCTCCCCATCAATCGACCGTCGATGAAGAGGGTGGTGAAGATGCTGCAAGAAGTGCGACCGCAGAACAAGGCCAACGCCGAGAATGATCGCGGAAAGCTTTCTCCTTACTACAAGTATGCTGCTGAATGAACTGTCAAGGATGAATTATTCTTTGTGGTAGCTTCCATTGTGTTTGTAGTAGTACGAATGTATCCAACAAAGAGAAAATCAGCTCCATTGCTTTGACAGTTACTGACTTGGTTTATCATTCTCCTCACAAGGTTTGGCTGcatgagaagaggaagaagacctCTTCTTGTTCTAAGTTTGGTGACATTGGATGAAACAGACATCAGATGAACACTAACAGAAAAGAAGAAGATCAGATAAATATTTTGACTAAATTGTTTTCTACTGCAGTGACAGTAGCACTGTTTTCTGGACTAGTTATTGGGTAGATGATGGTCATCTTAGGTCAGCGTAAAGGACAGCTATGCCTGTCGGTGGTCAAGATGGTAAGTCAGGTGGTACATGTGCCCAAGTATTCTCTTGGTTTTTGAGACCAACGCGATAGTAGCTGGAGATTCTTCATGCGCATTTAGTTTTACAAGAGGCCCCTTGCGCATTTAGTTTTTCAAGAGGCCCCTTAATGCTAAAGGGCGCTTCCAGTTGTGCCTaacagtgaaaaaaaaaaacttcttttaGCACGTGACTTTTGGGCATCTAGAGAGTGAGTCATTCCCTTTTAGAAGCTTCATATTCTTCATTAACAGACAAAATGTTTTCTGTTACCTCTAAACACCAAAAATTAATGGGGGATTCAACAAACTGAACTTTAGACCCTAATCTATCTTTTTACATTTAACTAGAAAATGAATCAGGCAGAGATTCTTATGAGGAAGCCATTTATTTTAGAATAAACACTGATGGCTTAACGGGCGTCCTGATTTATATGCCCACGGAAGTATCTGTAAGATCCGAGTGGTCTTAAGAATCCTCTACCGAAGACACACCATGAGACCCTTAGAACCGAAGACACACCATGAGACCCTTAGAAGGGCAAAGCATCGGCAATTGATAGGCCGAGGAATTTCCTGAGTACTCCTTTCTCTTAGAGGATTCTTGATGACTGATTGCCTCATCATTTCTGATCACTGTAGATCGAAGAATATATAAGAATGATCGATCCTGAAGGTCACCTCTACAAATTTTAAAATGTAGTTCTATTGCATCAATACATTGATGATGTTTAGTGCCGAGTGTTTTTAACAACACTCTCTGGCTCGATCTAAAGGTGGTTCAACTGACTTCCTCCATCACTCATCTTATGTTTTAAAGACTTCAAAACTATTTTCTTTCATCATTTTGTTAGCAGCCGAAAGTCCACAAGACCACTCTCAACCTGACAAAGGTCAAAGGAAATATTGAAGAAATACATTCAACGATTCAATCAAGTTGCCTTGAATATTCTCTCGGCAACTTCCGAAATATCAATGAGTGTCTTATCTCAAGAACTCACAGATAAAGACTTTGTCCATTCTCTAGTAAAAAAAACCCCTATAGATTTTGACTGTCTGCTAAGCTGAGCAGCCAAAtataatgtagaagaagctcattTTGCCCGAGAAAAGGAGGTTATTGTCTCAGCCCCTTCATTTCAGTCAGAACGGAAAGCTCTCCCACCTCCCATGCAAAATAGAGAGCATTGTCCTAACCATCATTACCTGATGCATGGAGAAAGAGTTGTGCAAACAGTAGAGGTCGTTCAGACATCATTCGTCAAACCCCATCGATCGATCCTACCTTCTACTCTTACCATAAGTCCAAGACTCATTCCACTCAAGAATGTAAACAATGAGCTTAGGAACTTTGCCGAACCACCAAACAGTGCTCACAAAATAAGCCTTCATCCCAAGTCATCAACCAACTGAGCGGACACCCGACACCTGGCTCATCGCGACAATCGCCCTCTCTAGTCGCTCAACAGAAAAATGTTCCTCAACACAAAGAGCACCGAGTTAGCTCTCCACCTGATAGGGCTTCAAAGTCatctcaccaagaagaagattGAAAGCAATGTCACTCGGGGGATGTACATATAATCTCGGGAGGACCCACGGATGGGGATTTACATAGAACGAGGAAGGCTCATGGTCAATAACTCAAAAGTTACAGGGTCAATGTTGGTGCAAGAAGCagcagacgatcgaacctgaattttgattatgtcaaagagtccaaagttaaagtgtcttgtgatctaacaagtttgattgagattgcaggaaagtcctacgttgacttaggaaaaagtcctagtggattctaggcaggtggaaaaccctagggagaggtaaccctaagtcctagggggtagtaaccctaggtgatggaaagtcctaactgcggttaggcagatggaaaaccctaggggaggtaaccctaggcagaaagtcttggtgggtcgagcgcttcgggaaaaatcctagagtcaggaactctaggtgaaaatcctggtggtcacgaaccaagtggaagtctggacggattGAGGATCGGGCGTCTAGTAAAAAAGTCCTGAAGACttggacactgagcaaaagtccaatcggtctggaggatcggtctggcaaaaggtaaactctcttgagagaagTAGGTAAACAtgcattccccgaagagggaacagtaggcgtcggttcgacttagagtttcaacgaaactcaaagtcagaaccggacagtcccgatactgtcaaaataatttattatttcatattttattgtgctaactctattttgcaaggtatatttttatatttggacTAATATATCTTGCAAGAAGTGGAAAGCACAAAAGAACCTCAGGTGAACAATAttcaaggcgtcttccatagagattgaaggcgcctccaatgaacagtgttcaaggcgccttctatggagCTTGAAGACGCCTTCGGACAGATAGAATTTGCAAAAAGCGAATTTTATCAACGACCGAACCTGCAGGGATGGAattcaagctggaggcaccttccatggaggttgaaggcgccttcaatagcctATTTAAGGCAGGTTCAAGTAGAGCCTTAATATAACTTGATTTTTGCATTCTTTATACTGCGCACTGCTCAAAAGACGATCCGGCGAAACCGTAACGCGACTTCGACAACCGAAAGCCCAAAATTTCTTGTTCTTAGTTGTCGATATACTTTCAATTGTACTTTAATTATTGTACTTGTAATTTCCAGATtgattagtgaattgcccatcgaaagtactctcacgtacgggccttggagtaggagtcattacaggctccgaaccaagtaaaaaaaaagtgTTAGAGCTTGTGTTGTTTTGCTTCTGCTCTATTTCTATCTTCCACTTCGTTACTCTGTGCTTTCCGAAAAGTGTGAAAAagtcatgagtgctattcactccctccccccctctagcacatctcgATCCTACAGTTAGCTCTAGCTGAATGTAGATAGAGGGCCTGCAAATTGGCTTTGGGCCTCAGAATCTCAAGAGAGTAGAAACCCTTCATGAAGATGCCTTAGTCATCAAGGCCACCATTTCTAACTATAACATGTTCAATGTTTTCATAGACATTGGTAGCTCGGTAAGTATTATCTTCAAAAAGACTTTCTTCCAATTGTAGATTGATCAAGGAGAACTACAACCTATGGTAACTTCCCTTTTCAGATTCACCGAATGTGAAATGTAGCCGCTCGGCCAAATTCGACTGGCCATCTATTTGGGGGAGAAGCCCCTTAAAAAGGACTCGACGCACCCCCTTTAGTGTATTAAATGCTCATTCTACTTACAATGTCATCCTAGAGAGGCATTCCCTCAGTGAGTTACAGGTGATGGTCTCCACTTTTCACCAAAAAATCAAGTTCTTCGTGGAAGATCAAGTTGGGGAGGTGAGAGAAGACTAATTGATAGCTCACAAATGTATCATAGACATAGTCAAAATTGACACACGCAAAGTTCGTAAGACTCAGGGAGAAGAGGTGCAAGATATACAAGAGACGCTCATAGCTAGGCTAATCAAAGaacaagaagaaatacaaatTCATCCCAATTAACCAGGTCACCTGAGTCACAGCCAATCTCCCCTCGAAGCTCAATGACTTGATTATGTGTTTATCACGTAATCAAGATGTTTTCGCCTGGTCATCTAAAGAAGTCATCGGCATGTCCTCGACTGTGGAGCACTGGCTCCACACACTTCCGGATGCACAATCGGTCAAACAAAGGAAATGAAATCTCAGACCCTAGTAGGGCCAGATAATCCAAGCGGAGGTTTACAGACTACTAGAAGTGAATCACATCTAGGATGTTCAATTCCCTACTTGGCTCGTCAATATTATGCTGGTGGCCAAGCCAAGGAACAAATGGGAGTCTATGTTGACTTTAGAGATCTCAACAAGGTCTATCCAAAAGACTTTTATCATCTCCCTATATCAACCAACTAGTGGATTTCATTGATGGGAGTGAATTCATTTGTATGTTGGACGTCTATCAAGACTATCATCAAACTCCACTCTCTCCTGAGAATTAAGAAAAGGTCATTTTTGTCATATCCAATAGGACTTTTTGTTACAATGTTGTGTCATTCTAACTAAAGAATGTATGTGCCAATTATCAATGACTTACGAATAAAGTCTTCAAGTAGCAGAACAGGAGGAATCTGAAGTGTACTTTGATGATATACTGATCAAGACCGCCCGTGctgaaaatttaatttctaatgtCGAAGAAACTTAAAGCACGCTAAGACAATTTGGGCTCAAGCTGAATCCAAGTAAGTGCCTCTTCGGAGTCAAGAATGGTTGTTTTCTTGGCTATGTGCTGACCAAGCAAGAAATCGAGGCCAACCCATAGAAAGTTCAGGCGCTCAGAAATATGGCTCCTCCCTAAAACCTCAGAGAGACACAAATGTTGGTCAGTCGGATTACCTCCCTTTCCAGATTCATCTCTCGATCTGTTGATCGGATCCTTCCCTTCTTCAAGGTGCTCCGTAAAGCCTCTAAGTTCTAGTGGGATGAAAATTATAATAAAGCTTTCGTCGAGCTCATAGAATACTTGGCCCAATTACCACTTCTCTTTAAGCCATTAGTAGGAGAGTGACTCTAGGTGTATTTATCTGCTGTTGAGGGAGCAATCAAATCAGTCTTGTTTCAACAAGAAGGCAATGTGCAacattttatgtattttttaagtcatttattaaaagatgttgaatgtcgATACAACACTTTGGAGAAGCTAACCTTAGGACTAGTTACGATAGTTCACCGACTAAGgccttattttctctctcatccaaTAACAGTTCTCACCAACAGTGCTCTTGGTCATGTGTTAACCAACCCAGAGGCTTTAGGGAGGTTGGTCAAATAAACCACTAAGCtgagtgaatatgacatacagtaccaATACTGAACGACCATTAAGGCTCAAGTCTTAGCTGATTTGTTTACTAAAATACATTGTCAAGAACTAGAGAGCATATAGAAAGTTCATATGGATGGATCTGTTAGTGCAGGTTGTACTAATaatctggttttgatgtatgacaaataggttaaagttagatgtattatttatttaatctttctaccaagtgtgcaggagttgactgctctgaaggacctgacaccatgctgaaatccagctaggtctgagagacctgatagctggtggaAAGTCTAAATAGGTTCGTGGGGCCTGATATCTGGTgagaagtccggttgggtccacGGGACCTGAAAACTGGccgaagtctagttaggtctgtGAACCTGACAACTGACGGGaatacctggtgggtcaaaggcaagtcaagtgactgtagTTGGCAAGTGAAGATAAGTAATTggaagagagatccagtgagaacACATTCTCCATTAAGGGAGTtataggcatcgatccaacttaggtccatttgggaaacttaagttgagatcttgactagatcctggtctcaaggAGAccaaatctaattactactactattttattatattgtgctaactctgttttgcaggataaatatattttctattacctGGACTAACCTTTTTGCAAGGAAGAAGTTTCTGAAGAAAAGAagagtccgggtgcccggagctggTCCGGGCACCAGGACTAGGCTCTCCCGGGTGCCCAAACCAGGCTTGCCCGGATGAGTGCCACGGGCACTGGGGCGGTCTTGGCGCCCAGAGtcgatccaagcgcccggacccaaAAACTCATCCATAAGCTCATGTGGAGTGCGTCAACTGGTCGAGCCACATGGTCCAGGCGCCAAGAGGGGTTCCAGGTGCTCGGAATGGGCTTATTCAAAGGTCTTCGACCATGAGCTTCATAACAACAACTACTACAAGTTTTTCTCTTATGTGCTGCTCTGAAAAGGCTCTGACAACATCGAAAGGTTGCTCCAAAGTTCGTGGAACGAGAGACTGCATTTTATTTCCTTTCTGTTTGTTGGTGACTTTTATttccagttcttgtactcaactcttgtaacactttttacaaactgatagtgattgctcaacgaaagcactcaagtGTGGGcattggagtaagagtcgtcgctccaaaccaagtaaaacttggtttgttatcattgtttttttttcttctgctaCGTACTTGTTTTTAATTCGCTCGCAATCTTTATCGAAGAactctattcacaccccccccccttaAGCGTCTTtctgatcctacaagtggtatcagaacatgtaccactctaaattggtgcaaccaccagtcagacaAGGGGGGTGATTTTTTTCTTGCTTTTAA
This region of Zingiber officinale cultivar Zhangliang chromosome 9A, Zo_v1.1, whole genome shotgun sequence genomic DNA includes:
- the LOC122018711 gene encoding receptor-like protein kinase HSL1; this encodes MITPLLLLLLSLVSAFLFYGASSVNQEGRILLEAKDGLEAPPDAFSSWNADDDAPCAWKGVGCSSSGAVTSVNLTGFSLTGPFPSTLCRLPHLASLDLSDNYINGTLAGPAFAGCDALSVVNLTLNNLVGPLPDALAALPNLTSLDLSSNNFSGGIPAAFGRFPQLETLNLVYNLLTSTVPDFLGGVSTLRVLDLRYNLFDEGPIPSSLGNLSVLENLSLGHCNLNGEIPSSLGRLSRLAYLDLSFNHLQGRFPEFLAELPGLIQVELYNNSLSGRIPAGLGKLAKLRSFDASLNQLIGPLPDDIFDAPLLESFHLHTNQLTGGIPAGIARSKSLADLRLYMNQLNGSLPADLGKTTPLVTVDLSTNNLSGEIPASICDRGVLEQLLLIRNSFSGRVPDGLGRCRTLFRLRLQSNALSGPVPSGIWGLPHLSLLDLRDNVLSGGISPVISGAANLSSLLIEDNQFSDIIPSEIGAAKKLTEIAAGNNRLAGPLPASLGDLANLSQLDLHNNSLSGELLRGIQSWKKLTDLNLAHNGLTGGVPPELGSLPVLNYLDLSNNDLTGEIPDQLQNLKLSQFNFSNNQLSGKIPPMFADEAFLSSFLGNPGLCGDIAGLCPASRGTTSNRHGFLWLLRSTLILAGLILIAGLAWFTRRYCKYKKAMDKSKWTLKSFHKLGFSEYEILDSLDEENLIGSGASGKVYKVVLSSGETVAVKKLWCSSKPQLANPNTSMDDAFEAEVATLGKIRHKNIVKLWCCCTHKDNKLLVYEYMPNGSLGDLLHSSKVAVLDWPTRYKIALDAAEGLSYLHHGCVPPIVHRDVKSNNILLDGEFGAKVADFGVAKAVEVIEKGPKSMSVIAGSCGYIAPEYAYTLRVNEKSDIYSFGVVILELITGKLPVDPEYGEKDLVNWVCSMIEHKGMEHVVDTKLDLSYKEEIIKVLNIGLLCASSLPINRPSMKRVVKMLQEVRPQNKANAENDRGKLSPYYKYAAE